Genomic segment of Nostoc commune NIES-4072:
AGGATATACATAGGTGGTAAGTAGGGTATTTTTGACTAGCTCATATTTTGTACCCCACTTAGCCCCTAAGGGGTTATGATAAACTCTTGAGATTAGGAAAAAAAGGGGAAGTTATTTTATTCTTCTTTCTCTTGCCCTTGCAGATCACTTGAACAGATAATTTTCACTTTCTTAAAGTTTATTACTTGGAGCAGATGTCAAACATTCACACGTTGCAAAAAATTTTTCCTGCGGGTTTCGATAACGGTTACGGAAGCCTTAAACTTTTAGTCGATGGCTTTAAAGTAGTTCGTGTCCCCAGCTATATAACTAATGCCGAGATGGAAGATGTTCCAGGACGTGTAGTTTTCAACGGTACTGCTTACACTGTTGGAGAATCAGCCTTCCGCACAGGACATTATTTTGACCGCAACACCGATAATAATGAAAATAAAGTCAACAAGGCATTATTGACTTTATTGGGTGCATTGGCACATCTACCACACCGTAAGGCTTGGCACTTAAAATTAGTCGTCAGTTTACATGATGTCGGTCTGGCTGAAGAATTACAAAAAGTACTCAATGGAGAATATCAGCCGATACTTGCTGGCAAGCAATCAGACGTGAAAGTAGAAGTCATCAAAGTTGTACTAGAGGGGATGGGTGCATTATTTGGGCATCCACTACCGAAAAAGTTAACCATTTTAGACTTTGGTAATGGTACGACTCTGTATTCTCGTTACAACCAAGGGAAACGAGAAGTTCACACTGCTTACCCCATCGGTGTAGAAGTTCTCATCGATGATATCTCCCAAAAAATGAAACATTTAAATGGGGGGAAAATCGGGGATGCCTCCAAGATCCGATTTTGTTTGGAAATGGGGCATACCCGATACAGCCGTGACATCGATATCAAAGATGTATACAGTGCTTCTTTAAAAGATTGGTATGAAAAATACTTAAAAAAAGTGGTGAATCTCACATTGGATGCCAAACACCAAGGCGATGAAATCTGGGCGATTGGTGGAGGCTGTCTCTTACCAGGATTTAAGAAGCTGTTGGAGAAAAACGGCTTCCAAATCCTGGACAATCCGGTAGAAGCCAATGTCTCTGGGCTTTTAGAGATGGCAAAAACTATTTTTGCCAAGAACCCAACTACTACATCTCTTAAGTGATCGCAATGGCAGATAAACAAGACTTAGCACCGGAAAAAGTTCGGATCAAAGATAGCTATCGGAAGCGGATATTTGCCGAATCACAGCAACTAGACAAGAGTTACCTGGAGACGCTCTACTTTATCGTCGATTGCTATTTTGCTTTTAGGAAGGGTGCATTTCCCACACAACAAGTAGCTTTCACGCCAATTAATAGTGAAGATACCAAACTTCCTTCAATGACTCAAGAGCCATCTACTATCGAAAACCAAATTCTTGATTCTGATGACCAAACCTTCACTCTTGATTTTGAGTTGTAAGGGAAGTATGGGACTGCTGCCTCTATCGGCATAAGTCAAGCGATCGCACTATAGCGTTATAGCGTCATCGCTTTCTTTTGCATAAAGAAGATAATTCTAGCACCTCTGTTTGCTAAAGTAATTCTAAGGCGCGTGAATTTCCAAACAATTCAGAGGCATCTTAAACAATTCGCAATACCTCGACTTCGCTCGGCACAAGTTCGCAATACTTCGACTACGCTCAGTACAAGTTCGCAATTCGCAATGGGCTTCGCCCCGCTACGCTAACGCGGACTCGCTAACGCAATTACGTTTTGTAATGGGGATTTAGCGAGAAACGCGGTCTTGGGCTTTGCCCAAGAGGAGCGATTTCTCAAGACAGTCCCCAACACAAAACAAGCTTCTTCCTTTGGGGATGGGGTCTTAAACCCTTTAATTTACGATAACTATGAGAATACTTCATGGCACCTGGATACCAAACGAAGAAACTGACTTTATTCAGTCAGGATCTTTTTATTTGTGGGTAGAAACTCAATTATCCCAAAAAAGTCACACCAATAGTCAACAAATTCATCCTGGACATTTGGTTAAATCCGAATTAATCGCCTTTTTAGTACAAGAATTGGGAATTAAAGAAGACAATACTCAATTTGGCCAACGCATATCTCCCAAATACTTTGCTTTACCAACGACCAATAATCAGCCCCTACCCTCACCAGAATTAACCAAGTATTTAGAAATTGAGTTGACTGATACCTATGAAGAATTCCAATATTGGCAGATTGATTGTTATGAAACAGTAGTATCTACCAAAAATGGC
This window contains:
- a CDS encoding ParM/StbA family protein, producing MSNIHTLQKIFPAGFDNGYGSLKLLVDGFKVVRVPSYITNAEMEDVPGRVVFNGTAYTVGESAFRTGHYFDRNTDNNENKVNKALLTLLGALAHLPHRKAWHLKLVVSLHDVGLAEELQKVLNGEYQPILAGKQSDVKVEVIKVVLEGMGALFGHPLPKKLTILDFGNGTTLYSRYNQGKREVHTAYPIGVEVLIDDISQKMKHLNGGKIGDASKIRFCLEMGHTRYSRDIDIKDVYSASLKDWYEKYLKKVVNLTLDAKHQGDEIWAIGGGCLLPGFKKLLEKNGFQILDNPVEANVSGLLEMAKTIFAKNPTTTSLK